The following are encoded in a window of Magnolia sinica isolate HGM2019 chromosome 11, MsV1, whole genome shotgun sequence genomic DNA:
- the LOC131219254 gene encoding probable inactive purple acid phosphatase 2: MIRFPALLILLSFLLAPISTSATASISITPNVLTESGQSVQIQWSGIDSPSDLDWLGIFSPPNSSHSDFIGYIFLSSCSTWKSGSCTVHLPLVDLRSNYDFRIFRWSQSEVDHKHHDHDQNPLPGTKHLLARSEELRFDVRAPEQIHLSFTSEDDEMRVMFVTGDGEERFVNYGPDENRMDETARAEVMRYERSDMCDAPANDSVGWRDPGFIHDAVMVNLKKGKKYYYRVGSDTRGWSVTKSFVSRDWDSDETIAFLFGDMGASAPYSTFLRLQEESKLTVKWILRDIEALGDKPAFVSHIGDISYARGYAWLWDTFFNQIEPIASRVPYHVCIGNHEYDWPLQPWKPDWSLGIYNKDGGGECGVPYSLRFNMPGNSSLPTGTHSPNTRNLYYSFDAGVVHFVFMSTETDFLPGSDQYNFIKHDLENVDREKTPFIVFQGHRPMYTTSYESRDAPLREKMLEHLEPLLVKNKVTLALWGHVHRYERFCPMSNYTCGDISGNGEDLPVHAVIGMAGQDWQPIWQPRPDHLDLPIFPQPGRSMYRGGEFGYTRLFATREKLTLTYIGNHDGEEHDMVEIPSGRVLKGGNAVESRFSSYVKGGGILVLGAFLGYIVGFITRSKREAASGVSWTAVKSDEV; this comes from the exons ATGATTCGGTTCCCGGCCCTCCTCATTCTCCTCTCCTTTCTTCTCGCCCCAATTTCCACTTCTGCCACGGCCTCCATTTCTATTACTCCCAATGTCCTAACGGAATCCGGCCAGTCCGTCCAGATCCAATGGTCAGGAATTGATTCCCCATCCGATCTTGATTGGCTCGGCATCTTCTCTCCTCCCAACTCCTCCCACTCCGATTTCATCGGCTACATCTTCCTCTCATCATGCTCCACCTGGAAATCCGGCTcttgcaccgtccatcttcccCTCGTCGACCTCCGCTCCAACTACGATTTCCGCATCTTCCGATGGTCCCAATCCGAGGTCGATCACAAGCACCACGACCACGATCAAAATCCATTGCCCGGGACGAAGCATCTGCTGGCTAGATCGGAGGAATTGAGGTTCGATGTCCGTGCGCCGGAGCAGATACATCTGTCGTTCACTTCTGAGGATGACGAGATGCGGGTGATGTTCGTGACAGGCGATGGGGAGGAGAGGTTTGTGAATTATGGGCCTGATGAGAATCGGATGGATGAGACGGCTCGGGCTGAGGTGATGAGGTATGAACGGTCGGATATGTGCGACGCGCCGGCGAATGATAGTGTTGGGTGGAGGGATCCTGGGTTTATACATGATGCAGTGATGGTGAATTTGAAGAAGGGGAAGAAGTATTATTACAGG GTTGGTAGTGACACTCGAGGTTGGAGCGTGACAAAGAGCTTTGTGTCTCGGGATTGGGATTCAGATGAGACAATAGCATTTCTATTTGGAGATATGGGTGCTTCAGCACCATATTCAACTTTTCTCCGTTTGCAAGAGGaaagtaaattgaccgtgaagtggattCTCCGTGACATCGAAGCCCTTGGTGACAAGCCTGCATTTGTTTCTCACATTGGCGATATCAGCTATGCAAGAGGCTACGCATGGCTGTGGGACACGTTCTTCAATCAGATCGAGCCCATTGCTTCAAGGGTCCCATACCATGTATGCATCGGCAACCATGAGTACGATTGGCCATTACAGCCTTGGAAACCAGACTGGTCTTTAGGCATTTACAATAAAGATGGAGGTGGCGAATGCGGAGTCCCATACAGCCTCAGATTCAACATGCCCGGGAACTCCTCTTTGCCGACTGGGACCCATTCTCCGAACACACGAAATCTCTACTATTCCTTCGATGCGGGGGTTGTGCATTTCGTGTTCATGTCAACCGAAACTGATTTCCTTCCGGGCAGTGACCAGTACAATTTCATCAAGCATGACTTGGAGAATGTCGACAGAGAGAAGACCCCATTCATCGTCTTCCAAGGCCACCGCCCCATGTACACAACGAGCTATGAGTCCAGGGATGCTCCATTGAGAGAGAAGATGCTCGAGCATTTGGAGCCTCTTTTGGTGAAGAACAAGGTGACGCTTGCACTGTGGGGCCACGTCCACAGGTATGAGAGGTTCTGCCCTATGAGCAACTACACTTGTGGGGACATTTCTGGCAATGGTGAGGACCTTCCTGTGCATGCGGTGATTGGGATGGCAGGACAAGACTGGCAGCCTATCTGGCAGCCGAGGCCTGACCACCTAGACCTTCCTATCTTCCCCCAACCCGGTCGATCGATGTATCGTGGGGGCGAATTTGGTTACACAAGACTTTTTGCGACTAGAGAGAAGCTCACGCTTACATATATAGGAAACCATGACGGGGAAGAGCATGacatggtggagatcccatcagGACGAGTCCTCAAAGGTGGTAATGCTGTTGAGTCTAGATTTTCATCATATGTGAAAGGAGGTGGAATTTTGGTTCTTGGGGCCTTTTTGGGATATATTGTTGGGTTCATAACACGTTCGAAGAGAGAGGCTGCATCTGGGGTGAGCTGGACTGCAGTGAAGAGCGATGAAGTATGA